From the genome of Flavobacterium luteolum, one region includes:
- a CDS encoding RDD family protein, with product MSELSINTTQNVKINFIAASVGERLGAFSIDLFIIICYITALSIVLFDWLQLDRLMVNLDGWSRGAIFLLLYSPVIVYSLVLESVFEGQSLGKKLVKIKVVKIDGYQAGFGDYLIRWFFRVIDFLTFFGLPGLISVITSQKSQRLGDMAAGTAVITLKNRINISHTILEEIGEAYVPTYPLVIKLSDNDMRIIKETFQKATAKNDHEIIYKLVAKIESVAGIKNQSGNNSDFIRVILKDYNFYTQNM from the coding sequence ATGTCAGAATTATCTATTAATACGACACAAAATGTCAAAATAAATTTTATAGCGGCTTCCGTAGGCGAAAGGCTAGGAGCTTTTTCTATTGATTTGTTTATCATAATCTGTTATATAACAGCACTTTCTATTGTTCTTTTTGACTGGTTACAGTTAGATAGATTGATGGTTAATTTGGATGGATGGTCACGAGGCGCGATTTTTTTATTGCTCTATTCACCAGTTATAGTTTACTCTTTGGTTTTAGAAAGTGTTTTTGAAGGCCAGTCACTTGGCAAAAAATTAGTAAAAATTAAAGTCGTAAAAATTGATGGTTATCAGGCTGGTTTTGGAGACTATTTAATCCGCTGGTTTTTTAGAGTGATAGATTTTCTTACCTTTTTTGGACTTCCTGGACTTATCTCAGTTATTACAAGTCAGAAATCGCAAAGATTGGGCGATATGGCGGCGGGAACAGCGGTTATAACGTTGAAAAATAGAATTAATATCAGCCATACTATTTTAGAAGAAATCGGAGAAGCTTATGTTCCAACTTATCCTTTGGTAATTAAGCTTTCAGACAATGATATGCGTATTATAAAAGAAACTTTTCAAAAAGCAACCGCTAAAAACGATCATGAAATTATTTACAAACTCGTTGCTAAGATCGAAAGTGTCGCGGGGATTAAAAATCAATCAGGAAACAATAGCGATTTTATTAGGGTAATTTTAAAAGACTATAATTTTTACACACAAAACATGTGA
- a CDS encoding stage II sporulation protein M yields MREIAFIKQNREKWLEFELAIFGKAKKNPDELANLYIQMMNDLSYAQTYYPKSKTVVYLNHLASQIYQKIYKTKRTDQNRLIDFFKIEVPLLVYEYRRYLVYAFVLFFVTVSIGVLSARYDRDFVRLILGDEYVNMTLENIKKGNPMAVYGSGSNWGSFIGITVNNLFVGARCYFYGIFAGIGTFNVFLQNCIMLGSFQYFFYEQGVFWKSVRGIWIHGSMEIFAIVIETTAGFILGASILFPKTFSRMNSFKIGFKNSFKIFLSTFPFTISAGFLEGFITRYSIDMPNWLSSFIILVTLAIISFYYLIYPFIVHKKVHSLTAEKL; encoded by the coding sequence ATGAGAGAAATCGCCTTTATAAAACAAAACAGAGAAAAGTGGCTCGAGTTTGAGCTGGCAATTTTTGGTAAAGCTAAAAAAAATCCTGATGAATTAGCTAATTTGTACATTCAAATGATGAATGATTTGTCGTATGCTCAAACGTATTACCCTAAAAGTAAAACGGTTGTGTACCTCAATCATCTTGCCTCTCAGATTTATCAGAAGATTTACAAAACCAAACGTACTGACCAAAATCGCTTAATAGATTTCTTTAAAATCGAAGTTCCGTTATTGGTTTACGAATACAGAAGATATTTGGTTTATGCTTTTGTTTTATTTTTTGTTACGGTTTCAATTGGTGTTCTTTCTGCTCGTTATGATCGTGATTTTGTCCGCTTAATTTTGGGCGACGAATACGTAAATATGACTTTAGAAAATATAAAAAAAGGCAATCCGATGGCCGTATATGGTTCGGGAAGTAATTGGGGAAGCTTTATTGGTATTACGGTAAATAATCTTTTTGTAGGTGCCAGATGTTATTTCTATGGTATTTTTGCAGGAATCGGAACTTTTAATGTTTTCCTTCAAAACTGCATTATGCTGGGTTCTTTTCAATATTTTTTCTACGAACAGGGCGTTTTTTGGAAAAGCGTTAGAGGAATATGGATTCATGGTTCTATGGAAATTTTTGCCATTGTAATCGAAACAACTGCTGGATTTATTTTAGGCGCTTCTATCCTATTTCCTAAAACTTTTTCGAGAATGAATTCTTTTAAAATTGGTTTCAAGAACAGCTTTAAAATATTCTTAAGCACATTTCCTTTCACGATAAGTGCCGGATTTTTAGAAGGTTTTATTACACGATATTCTATCGATATGCCCAATTGGCTAAGCAGTTTTATTATCTTAGTGACGCTTGCAATAATTTCGTTCTATTACTTGATATATCCTTTTATTGTACACAAAAAAGTTCACTCTTTAACCGCCGAAAAACTTTAA